TTTTCATGACGCTCGACCGCCTGCGCGTCATTGCCTTGGGGTACAGTTTTGCGTATTCCGTGCTGGCCCTGCCCATTGTGTTGGGTCTGGTGGGTGGCGTGTGGACTGCTTCTCCCCTGCGGCGGCGTTTTGGCGTCCTGCTGTCGGGCATCCTCATCTATGTCGTCGGCTACGCACTGGTCTATGTCGAGGCACGGCATCTGCTGCCGCTGGCCTACTGGGTGCTCGTGGCGGGGGTGTGGCTGGGGTGGTTGATTGCATTGCGGCTGGACCTTTCCAGACGGCTCCGGGCGGCCCTGCTGTTGTTTGTGGTGGGGACGGTGGCCTGGTCTCCGGCGTATGCTTTGGCACAGGGGGCGCTGGGGAACGATGCCGGGCTTGAGGTCTGTCGGGGGCTATACCGGGCAGCCCAGGCGATGCGCGTTCAGCTTGGCGTTCAGGGGCGGATTGCGTCCAACCGGGAGTGGCATCAGTCTTTATACCTGACCTGGTTTCTGGGTGGGCAATACTACGGTGTCGCCCCGGCGCACGCCAATCCAGAAGAAATTGCCCGAATGCTGACCGACTACGGTGTGAACTACTACTTCGCGTGGTCGGACGAGACCGGGGCGTTTCCAGAGGTGTGCTGGGGAGAGGAAATCACCGGGGGGCAGGACCCGCTGCTTCGGATTTATCGCGCCCGGCCGGAACCGGTGAAAGCCACTGGTGGTCAGACGTACTGAAATCAAGCTGGTGGTAGCTGTGCGTCACAAGCTGCGGCCCGTATTTGACGAGAAAACTCAGAATGTTGAGGACTCGTTCCTGGGGTTTGCCAAAGGGGGCAAGGGCAGCCGTGGCCCGCTCGATCTGGCGTAGCAGCGTGGCGTGGCGCTGGGCCTGGTTGGTCAGAAAGCGTTGTTCGAGGCCGTTGAGCTGGTAAAAGATTTTTTCCCGCCCGCGTTCAAGTGCTTCGGCCAGGGACGGGTCACTTTCGTGCAGGGACTGTTTGAGGCGGTCGAGTTCTGCCTCAAACGTCGCTTTCACTTCCCGGAAGCAGTCAAGTGTTTTGGTATCAGCAAGTTTTGTCATCGCCTGGCGGGCGAGTTCCTGTGTCCCAAGCAAAACGGATGCTGGCGTGAGGCCAAGTTTATCGAGCGTCTTCGCATGGCGACTTTCAAGCAGCGTCACACTGGCGCGCGCCCAACGGGCCGGCGCGTGAATTCCCAGGTGGTCGTAGATGAGCTGGGATTGACTCAGGTACTGCATTTCGGCTGGTCCGACGACCTGGGCCACGGTCGGGAACAGAACGTCCTGAATGACCGGACGCAGGAGTGCGTTGGGCGTCAGGCGCAGTGGTTCCTGGCGGAGGATGTGGACCAAATCCAGTGTGGTGTAGGTCTTTTCCGGCGCTGATTTGAGCCGGAAGCGGTTTCCATCCTGAAGCAGGGGGGTGCGATTGCCATCCACTTCGAGAAACAGTGGCGTCGAGGTCGGGCTGACTTTGACCTGTGGCTGTCGCCCGTTGGATACGTACTGCTGCGCCTGCTGCACGAGCCGGGCAATCAGTTCTGGAGTCTGGTGGATGACCGTCTCCATCACGGGTTGTGTCAGCCGGCGCAGGTGTTCGTCGCGCGGGTCAACCAGAATGACGCCAAACGGCGCGAAGAGGTGGTGAAGCCAGCGGGCAAAGGCGTCACACCAGGGGCTCCCCGGAGCATGGGTCGCCTCCAGTTTCTGGCACAGGTCAGCCGTGAATTCCGTACGGGGCAGGGCGGCTTCCAGTTGCTGGAGCGTGGCTTCGACCTGGCCATCGAGGAGGATGGCACCGACAGATGGCTGTCCGGGCGGACGTGTTGGATAGGTCAGGGTGAGCGGACTTCCATTGGCGTCGAGAATGGTGGTGTGCCGGACTTCTTCAAAATCGTTGTCTTCGGAAGCGATCCAGAAGACCGGCACGGCCGGGTAGCCCTGGGTTTCGAGCGCCTGGGCCAGATGAATCGTCGTGAGGATTTTCCACACGGTCAGGGCCGGTCCGCCGAGAAACCCGGCTTGCTGTCCGCTTACGACAGCCACCGTTTCCGATTTCTCGAGGCGTGCAATGTGGGACAGGGTGGCGGTGGGGGCCTGCCAGCGGAGATTTTGTGCCTGGAGTGCTGAGGTGAGGTGTTGCCGGTGTTCCGGCGGATAGCCAGCCAGGCGGGTGGGGGCAAGGGTGAGTACGGAGGCAAGCGTCGAGGGAAGTGGCATGGTTGGTGGTTGGGGCGCGTTGGCTGTGAACGATGGGGGAGCGTCGGTTTTGCCTTGACCTGGTATGGGGCGTGGGGGGGCCAGGCACCTGATCGGGACAGACCTTGGTCCGGGGGCGGGCGAGGCGCAAGAAAAAACGCCAACCACGGAAAAAATTTAAAAAACCTGTTGACAAGCTGCCGAAATCGGCTAGAGTAGCAGTTCGCCGGCGGTCCCGGCGGGGAGAAACTGAAAGGGTTCTTTGAAAGCTAAGCAAAGGTAGTGCGATAGGTATCGCACGTCGTCAAGTTCTGAGTTTCGTTCTTTAGTAGGTAAATCAAACTGAGAGTTTGATCCTGGCTCAGAATCAACGCTGGCGGCATGCCTAACACATGCAAGTCGAACGAGAAAGTCCTTCGGGATGAGTACAGTGGCGTACGGGTGAGTAACGCGTGGGTTATCTACCTCTGGGTGGGGAATAACTCGGGGAAACTCGGGCTAATACCGCATAATACGTTTACGTTAAAGCAGCAATGCGCCTGGAGATGAGCCTGCGTCCGATTAGCTAGTTGGCGGGGTAATGGCCCACCAAGGCGACGATCGGTAGCCGGCCTGAGAGGGCGGTCGGCCACACTGGCACTGAAATACGGGCCAGACTCCTACGGGAGGCAGCAGTGAGGAATTTTGGGCAATGGGCGAAAGCCTGACCCAGCAATGCCGCGTGAACGATGAAGTCCTTCGGGATGTAAAGTTCGTAAGCAGGAGAAGAACACCCTGACGGTATCCTGTGTAAGCCCCGGCTAACTACGTGCCAGCAGCCGCGGTAATACGTAGGGGGCAAGCGTTGTTCGGATTTACTGGGCGTAAAGGGCGCGTAGGCGGCGCGTAAAGTCGGACATGAAATCATTGGGCTTAACCCGATGGCTGTGCCCGATACTTGCGTGCTTAGAGTGCGGGAGAGGCAATCGGAATTCTCGGTGTAGCGGTGAAATGCGTAGATATCGAGAGGAACTCCGGTGACGAAGGTGGGTTGCTGGACCGACACTGACGCTGAGGCGCGAAAGCTAGGGGAGCAAACGGGATTAGATACCCCGGTAGTCCTAGCCCTAAACGATGAATACTTGGTGTGCGAGTTGTTTAGTACTCGCGTGTCGTAGCTAACGCGATAAGTATTCCGCCTGGGGAGTATGGTCGCAAGATTGAAACTCAAAGGAATTGACGGGGACCCGCACAAGCGGTGGAGCATGTGGTTTAATTCGACGCAACGCGAAGAACCTTACCTGAGTTCAAGATACGATGAAGCGCCGGAATCGGCGTGGCCGGGCAACCGGAGTCGTATCAGGTGCTGCATGGCTGTCGTCAGCTCGTGTCGTGAGATGTTGGGTTAAGTCCCGCAACGAGCGCAACCCTTGTCACCAGTTGCTAGCAGTTCGGCTGAGTACTTTGGTGAGACCGCTGATGATGAATCAGAGGAAGGTGGGGATGACGTCAAGTCCTCATGGCCCTTACGCTCAGGGCTACACACGTGCTACAATGGTGAATAACAAAGAGATGCAAACCCGCGAGGGGGAGCGAACCTCATAAATTTCACCTCAGTTCGGATTGCAGTCTGCAACTCGACTGCATGAAGCTGGAATCGCTAGTAATCGCAGATCAGCATGCTGCGGTGAATACGTTCCCGGGTCTTGTACACACCGCCCGTCACATCACGAAAGTAGGCTGCACTAGAAGTGGCTGAGCTAACCCGCAAGGGAGGCAGGTTACAACGGTGTGGTCTATGATTGGGGTGAAGTCGTAACAAGGTAGCTGTAGGAGAACCTGTGGCTGGATCACCTCCTTTCTCGATTTGGAACTTGAGCCTTTGCTTAGCTTTGAATGAATGCTTCTCGGGTCTGTAGCTCAGGTGGTTAGAGCGCACGCCTGATAAGCGTGAGGTCAGTAGTTCAAGTCTACTCAGACCCACTTATGGGGGCGTAGCTCAGTTGGTAGAGCGTTGGCTTTGCAAGCCAAAAGTCAGCGGTTCGAGTCCGCTCGTCTCCACTTGAGAGTGTTCTTTGACAGTTTGGTTGTGAGGTGTTGAGTTCGTACTCGACAAATTTTGTGGTTAAGTAAGTAAGGGCGCTTGGTGGATGCCTTGGCGCATACAGGCGATGAAGGACGTGACTAGCTGCGATAAGCCTCGTGGAGCCGCAAGTGGGCAGTGATACGGGGATTTCCGAATGGGGTAACCCAGCCTCGCAGAGGCTAGCCCCGCAAGGGGTGGCGAACCCAGGGAAGTGAACCATCTCAGTACCTGGAGGAAAAGAAAACAACCGTGATTCCCTGAGTAGCGGCGAGCGAAACGGGAAGAGCCTAAACCAGTCACCCTGGTGGCTGGGGTCGTGGGGGTGCTTCGGGCGCAAGCCGGGAAGTTACCAAACAACGTGTTAGCCGAAGTGCTTGGAAAAGCACGCCAAAGAACGTGAAAGCCGTGTAAGCGAAAATGCGTTGTCTTTCTGGAAGCACTACCCGAGTAACGCGGGACACGTGAGATCCTGCGTGAATCCGGGAGAACCATCTCCTAAGGCTAAATACTCGTATGCGACCGATAGTGAACTAGTACCGTGAGGGAAAGGTGAAAAGAACCCCGGTGAGGGGAGTGAAATAGAACCTGAAACCAAGCGCTTACAAGCAGTGGGAGGGCTACGTGCCTGACCTCGTGCCTTTTGCATAATGAGCTGGCTAGTGAATGTCACGAGCAAGGTTAAGCGATAAGCGAGCCGCAGCGAAAGCGAGTCTTAACAGGGCGTTGAGTTCGTGGCATTCGGACGTGAAGCGGATTGATCTATTCTTGGCCAGGTTGAAGCGCAGGTAAAACTGCGTGGAGGACCGAACCAGTGTTGGTTGAAAACAGCTTGGATGAGCTGAGAATAGGGGTGAAAGGCCAATCAAAATCCGTGATAGCTCGTTCTCCCCGAAATATCTTTAGGGATAGCCTCAAGTATATTCACGAGCGGTAAAGCACTATTTGAGCTAGGGGCCTTACCCGGTTACCAAACTCAGAGAAACTCTGAATGCTCGTGAAGTGAGCTTGGGAGTCAGACGGTGGGGGCTAAGCTCCATCGTCAAGAGGGAAACAGCCCAGATCAATGGCTAAGGTCCCGAAGTTGCAGCTAAGTGGGAAAGGATGTGAAGACGCTCAGACAGCTAGGAGGTTGGCTTAGAAGCAGCCATCCTTTAAAGAAAGCGTAATAGCTCACTAGTCGAGTATTTTTGCACCGATAATGTAACGGGGCTCAAGCTGCACACCGAAGCCTTGAACTCTGTAAAGAGTGGTAGGGGAGCATTCTCGAACTGTGAAGCCGAACTGAGAAGTCGGATGGAGTGTCGAGAAAAGACTTTGCCAGCATAAGTAGCGATAACGACTGTGAGAATCAGTCGCGCCGTAAGCCTAAGGTTTCCTGAGTAAAGTTCGTCTGCTCAGGGTTAGCCGATCCCTAAGGAAAAGCCGAGAGGCGTATTCGATGGGTGTCCGGTGAATATTCCGGAGCTGAAAGCAAGCGTTTGAGCATGGGGTGACGCATTCTCAAGGGATAGACTACTGATGGAATAGTAGTTGATCCGTTCCGGCTTGATCCGCAGGCAAATCCACGGATCGCAAGAGTTGGGGCGGGGACGAGCGCTCTGCTTCGGCAGAGCACAAGTATCTGGAGAGGGTGCCAAGAAAAACCTCGTTTGCGAGCTTGTTTTTCAATCGTACCGCAAACCGACACAGGTAGGCGAGGAGAGTATCCTAAGGCGCATGTGAGAACACTCGTTCAGGAACTCGGCAAATTGACCCCGTAACTTCGGGAGAAGGGGTGCCTGCGTTGCGCAGGCCGCAGAGAATAGCATCAGGCGACTGTTTACTAAAAACACAGGTCTCCGCTAAGTTGTCAAGACGACGTATGGGGGCTGACGCCTGCCCAATGCTGGAAGGTTAAAAGGAGGGGTGAGATCATATCAGGCCCTGAATTGAAGCCCCAGTGAATGGCGGCCGTAACTATAACGGTCCTAAGGTAGCGAAATTCCTTGTCGGGTAAGTTCCGAC
This window of the Chloracidobacterium sp. N genome carries:
- the bshC gene encoding bacillithiol biosynthesis cysteine-adding enzyme BshC, with product MPLPSTLASVLTLAPTRLAGYPPEHRQHLTSALQAQNLRWQAPTATLSHIARLEKSETVAVVSGQQAGFLGGPALTVWKILTTIHLAQALETQGYPAVPVFWIASEDNDFEEVRHTTILDANGSPLTLTYPTRPPGQPSVGAILLDGQVEATLQQLEAALPRTEFTADLCQKLEATHAPGSPWCDAFARWLHHLFAPFGVILVDPRDEHLRRLTQPVMETVIHQTPELIARLVQQAQQYVSNGRQPQVKVSPTSTPLFLEVDGNRTPLLQDGNRFRLKSAPEKTYTTLDLVHILRQEPLRLTPNALLRPVIQDVLFPTVAQVVGPAEMQYLSQSQLIYDHLGIHAPARWARASVTLLESRHAKTLDKLGLTPASVLLGTQELARQAMTKLADTKTLDCFREVKATFEAELDRLKQSLHESDPSLAEALERGREKIFYQLNGLEQRFLTNQAQRHATLLRQIERATAALAPFGKPQERVLNILSFLVKYGPQLVTHSYHQLDFSTSDHQWLSPVPAGRDKSEAAGPAPR